In one Oryza glaberrima chromosome 2, OglaRS2, whole genome shotgun sequence genomic region, the following are encoded:
- the LOC127761506 gene encoding glutamate receptor 3.1: protein MKIGLLMLLVLFLVMSPDGIRRSLAARPSIVNIGAILRFNSTIGGVSMIAIQAALEDINSDSTILNGTTLKVDMRDTNCDDGFLGMVEALQFMETDVIAIIGPQCSTIAHIVSYVANELRVPLMSFASDATLSSIQFPFFVRTAPSDLYQMDAVAAIVDYYRWKIVTAIYIDDDYGRNGIATLDDALTQRRCKISYKIAFPANARKSDLINLLVSVSYMESRVIILHTGAGPGLKIFSLANQLSMMGNGYVWIATDWLSAYLDANSSVPAETMYGMQGVLTLRPHIPESKMKSNLISKWSRLSKKYSYSYLRTSSYAFYVYDSVWAVARALDAFFDDGGKISFSNDSRLRDETGGTLHLEAMSIFDMGNNLLEKIRKANFTGVSGQVQFDATGDLIHPAYDVINIIGNGMRTVGYWSNYSSLLSTVLPEVLYSEPPNNSLANQHLYDVIWPGQTAQTPRGWVFPSNAKELKIGVPNRFSFREFVTKDNVTGSMKGYCIDVFTQALALLPYPVTYKFIPFGSGNENPHYDKLVQMVEDNEFDAAIGDIAITMSRTVTTDFTQPFIESGLVILAPVKKHIVNSWAFLQPFTLQMWCVTGLFFLVVGAVVWVLEHRINDEFRGSPREQIITIFWFSFSTLFFAHRENTMSTLGRGVLIIWLFVVLIIQSSYTASLTSILTVQQLDTSIRGIDDLKNSDDPIGFQVGSFAEEYMVRELNISRSRLRALGSPEEYAEALKHGPKRGGVMAIVDERPYVELFLSTYCKIAVAGSDFTSRGWGFAFPRDSPLQIDLSTAILSLSENGELQRIHDKWLKTSECSADNTEFVDSDQLRLESFWGLFLICGIACVIALLIYFFTTVRKFLRHEPPEDPTPRPGGSTTLPDERTPPKNGREKCNCRNFISFLDHKEPPKKKRSLSLTPTTPLSNFTALEIEGPVRTVRNGSVVDI, encoded by the exons ATGAAGATAGGTCTGCTCATGTTGCTTGTTCTCTTCCTGGTCATGTCCCCTGATGGGATCCGCAGGAGCTTAGCCGCGAGGCCTTCTATTGTGAATATTGGGGCCATTCTTCGATTTAACTCCACCATTGGAGGTGTTTCGATGATTGCTATCCAGGCAGCCTTGGAGGATATTAATTCTGATTCAACAATTCTAAATGGAACAACTTTAAAAGTTGACATGAGGGATACAAATTGTGATGATGGTTTCCTTGGGATGGTTGAAG CTTTGCAGTTCATGGAGACTGATGTGATTGCAATTATTGGCCCACAGTGCTCAACAATTGCACATATCGTTTCATATGTAGCAAATGAGCTCCGAGTCCCTCTTATGTCCTTTGCATCTGATGCAACTTTGTCATCAATTCAGTTCCCATTCTTTGTTCGAACTGCTCCCAGTGATCTCTATCAAATGGATGCTGTAGCTGCAATAGTTGACTACTACCGTTGGAAGATAGTGACTGCTATATATATTGATGATGATTATGGCCGAAATGGAATAGCCACATTGGATGATGCACTTACTCAAAGGCGCTGCAAAATCTCCTACAAGATTGCATTTCCTGCAAATGCTAGAAAGAGCGACCTCATAAATTTATTGGTCAGCGTTAGTTATATGGAGTCTCGTGTTATCATCCTCCATACTGGTGCTGGACCTGGACTCAAGATTTTCTCTCTGGCGAACCAACTAAGCATGATGGGCAATGGCTATGTATGGATTGCAACTGATTGGCTTTCTGCTTATCTCGATGCTAATTCATCGGTTCCTGCTGAGACTATGTATGGCATGCAAGGAGTTCTCACTTTACGCCCACACATTCCTGAATCAAAGATGAAGAGTAATTTGATCTCCAAGTGGAGCAGGTTAAGCAAGAAGTACAGTTATAGTTATCTCCGCACAAGTTCATATGCTTTTTATGTTTATGATAGTGTATGGGCAGTAGCTCGGGCTTTGGATGCTTTCTTTGATGATGGTGGGAAGATTTCCTTTTCAAATGATTCAAGGCTGCGTGATGAAACTGGAGGTACTCTTCACCTTGAAGCAATGAGTATTTTTGATATGGGAAATAACTTGTTGGAGAAGATTAGAAAGGCAAACTTCACTGGGGTGTCTGGGCAAGTGCAATTTGATGCTACTGGTGACCTCATTCATCCTGCTTATGATGTCATAAATATAATTGGAAATGGCATGCGGACAGTTGGCTATTGGTCAAATTATTCTAGCTTGCTGTCGACTGTCCTTCCGGAGGTTCTCTATTCAGAGCCTCCTAACAATTCTCTAGCTAATCAACATCTATATGATGTTATTTGGCCTGGGCAGACTGCACAAACGCCTCGAGGCTGGGTTTTTCCTTCTAATGCGAAGGAGTTGAAAATTGGTGTCCCCAACAGATTTAGCTTCAGAGAATTTGTCACAAAAGATAATGTTACTGGATCAATGAAGGGCTATTGCATTGATGTCTTTACTCAGGCATTGGCTTTGCTTCCTTATCCTGTTACATACAAGTTTATACCATTTGGGAGTGGTAATGAAAATCCACATTATGACAAACTCGTACAAATGGTTGAGGATAAC GAGTTTGACGCAGCAATAGGGGATATTGCAATTACAATGAGCAGGACTGTAACTACTGATTTCACCCAGCCCTTCATTGAATCTGGCTTGGTTATCTTGGCTCCAGTTAAAAAACATATTGTTAATTCCTGGGCATTCTTGCAGCCATTCACTCTTCAGATGTGGTGTGTTACTGGATTATTCTTTCTTGTTGTGGGTGCAGTTGTTTGGGTTCTTGAACATCGAATAAATGACGAATTCCGTGGCTCACCGCGAGAACAAATAATTACTATTTTCTG GTTCAGCTTTTCAACCTTGTTTTTTGCACACA GAGAAAATACCATGAGTACCTTAGGACGTGGTGTCTTGATCATATGGCTATTTGTTGTTTTAATCATTCAATCCAGCTATACTGCAAGTCTTACTTCCATCCTGACTGTTCAACAACTCGATACTTCTATAAGAGGAATTGATGACCTGAAAAATAGTGATGATCCTATTGGTTTCCAAGTTGGTTCTTTTGCAGAAGAATACATGGTCAGGGAGCTGAACATCTCACGGTCGAGGCTGAGAGCTCTTGGTTCTCCAGAAGAATACGCTGAAGCGCTTAAGCATGGCCCTAAGAGAGGAGGTGTCATGGCCATTGTAGATGAGCGCCCCTACGTTGAACTGTTTTTGTCAACTTATTGCAAGATTGCAGTTGCTGGTTCGGATTTCACCAGCAGAGGATGGGGCTTT GCATTTCCAAGAGACTCCCCTTTGCAAATTGACCTATCGACTGCGATCCTGTCACTGTCGGAGAACGGGGAACTGCAGAGGATCCATGACAAATGGCTCAAGACTAGCGAGTGCTCAGCCGACAACACCGAGTTTGTCGACTCGGACCAGCTCCGCCTTGAGAGCTTCTGGGGCCTGTTCCTCATTTGTGGTATCGCATGTGTCATCGCGCTGCTCATCTACTTTTTCACCACCGTACGCAAATTCCTCAGGCATGAACCTCCAGAAGATCCAACACCTCGTCCAGGCGGATCAACAACTCTTCCAGACGAACGAACACCCCCAAAGAATGGACGAGAGAAATGCAACTGCAGAAATTTCATCTCATTTCTTGATCACAAGGAGCCACCAAAGAAGAAGCGGTCCTTGAGTTTGACGCCGACAACGCCATTGAGCAACTTTACTGCCCTTGAAATAGAAGGACCTGTGAGGACAGTCAGGAATGGTAGTGTCGTTGACATATAG